The Plasmodium cynomolgi strain B DNA, scaffold: 0461, whole genome shotgun sequence sequence gtatataaaaaacatttatgcactcttatttatttgctttttaCTAGGGATTATATAGGAAATCTTCAAAAGAATTATACTCCGAAAGATTTTATGAAGATATGGACATGGAATCTGAGGATTTACattattataatgaaaaatgtaataatataacagtaaaaaaacataaagaTCAAATGATACCAATTTGTACGAAATATCTAAGATTTTTAGATAAATCTAAATCATGGGGTTATGTGAATTCTAGATATGATATTTCCTTACTTCTAAATTATTggatatatgaaaaattaactgAAATTTATGGTGATAACAGTAGTGATGATATTATGTTAGGTTTTGTTGATCTTCAAATGAAATGGGGTTATTTTGATTATAATCGAAAAACATATGATCCATactataaaaattgtcaGCCTGATCTCGATAAAGTTAATCATGTGGATTGGAAACATAGAAAGAAATTGTACGATTATTATGTTGATCATGACTATGTTATTAATATGGCAGCAAGCTTTGATAATGAATgcacatattaaaaaaaaataaaagaaattattccagtatatgaatattttgaggaaaattGTTTATCTGAATCATACAGTTGTCCAAACTTCTTTAATAAGtccatgaaaaaaaagcttgAGTATGCGgtagaaaaatcaaaatgtaatgataaaattgaaGGTAGAATAGGTTCTACTTCAGAGTTTAGTTTTTCGTATAAACCTGGACAACCCGTAGAACTACCTGCAGTTCCTTCAGATAGTCATGTAGCCAAATCTAATACACAGTtagaaaatggaaattccGGAATTGGAAAAAAGCTTAGCAATTCAGTT is a genomic window containing:
- a CDS encoding CYIR protein (putative;~vir-type antigen), yielding MLSSYRSTDSSGLYRKSSKELYSERFYEDMDMESEDLHYYNEKCNNITVKKHKDQMIPICTKYLRFLDKSKSWGYVNSRYDISLLLNYWIYEKLTEIYGDNSSDDIMLGFVDLQMKWGYFDYNRKTYDPYYKNCQPDLDKVNHVDWKHRKKLYDYYVDHDYVINMAASFDNECTY